The following is a genomic window from Scleropages formosus chromosome 11, fSclFor1.1, whole genome shotgun sequence.
CTGTGCGTATGTGAGGCAGGAATCACCAGCACATCCACTGCGAAGAAAATacggatgtgtgtgcatgcgcacaagttgtgggtgctggaggtgagcgtCAGCGCGGGGTGAGGAAAAGTTTACAGGGGGCGTGACCACAGGACTATCAACTGAGGGAGGCTGTGTCCCCACAGTCGGAGCAGCCGCCAACTGGTCATGGACGTCCGGCTCCGTAAACAGGGTATCAAAGCCAAATACGTCCTGCTCATCAGGGACACAGGCCTCTTGCTCCTGCAAATTGGTCTCAGCCAACTGCTGGGGCAAAcactccaggtcctccttgtcatcccaagtaaaaaatggaagtaaattagaaacatggtgaacaccACCATCAGCTGCATCCGCCACCCTGGACAACTTGTaattcagctcagacaaaacTTTGGTAATCCTGTATGGGCCTTTATAGACTGGGGCAAGCTTGGCCGAGAAACCCGCCGAGGCATCCGACCGAGGATGGGCTTTCAGTTTAACCAAGTCACCGACCTGGAACGAGACGGCACGCCGATTCttatcataatgttttttctgtgtggactgGCTCTCCGCTAGGGACTCCCTCACATGATCATACGCCTCTCTCAGGGCGGAAGTGAGCTCCACCTTGTAGTCCGCTACAGAATCAGCCATGTATTGCGGGCTTGGTGACAACCACAAATCAAGGGGTGtattgaggtctctgccatacaaaagaaaagctggggtATCTCCCGTACTCTGGTGTGGAGCTGTTCTCAACGCAAAGGATATCAGCGGCAAGTGGAGGTCCCAGTCTCTGTGTTTTCGCCCCACATAAGCACGGATTGCAGTCTTAATAGTACGGTTCACTCGTTCCGTCTGGTTCGACTGGGGGTGGTAGGCTGTAGTCAGCCTGTGGTCTGAGCCCATGGCAGCAACAACCTCCTCAAAGAagtcactcacaaactgaaCACCTCTGTCAGAGACCAGGTGCGCAGGAGCGCCATGTCTCGCAAACACCTCAGAGACAAACTTGCGGGCCGCAGTCGCCGCTGTAGCCTCTCGAACTGGACAGATCTCCACCCACTTGGTGAAATagtcaatgaaaactaaaatatattcattccCACGGCCGGATCTGGGGAGGGGACCCATGAaatcaacaccagcaaactccCATGGATATGTAGCGACTACTGGTTTCAGATAGCCCCcaggcttctgattggctggcttgGACAACTGGCAGGTCACGCAGGACTGGACATACCTCTTGACATCACCCCTCATACCTGGCCAATAAACTCGTCTCTGTAAGCGCCCAAGGGTTTTGGTAATGCCTAGGTGGCCCCCCATCGGGTGGTCATGAAAATATCTCAGTAAAGTACCACGGAGGAGTCCCGGCACATAGAAACGCAGGGCCTTAAGAGGATGAAGCCGGCAGGAAGCCCTCTTGTCCATGAAGTAAACCAAACCGTCCTGAATGCAAAAATCCGTTGAGTCCACACAGGATCCGCTCTCCAGTTCCGTGAACAGCGATGCGATTACCTGGTCGCCCTGCTGGAGCGACTTAAGCTGTTGCTTGTCCTCCAATATTAACAGTGGTTGAcgtctgaggttcaaagagcCAATAGTGGCGTATGATGGCAACAGGTCTACGGGCTCGGTAGGATCACAGGCAGGGTTCCGCGAAAGGGCATCTGGAACCAAATTTGCAGAGCCTGGTCTGTGGaccacttcaaagtcaaagtcttgTAGTCGTAGGCACCATCTAGCTAATCGCCCTGAGGGGGAGGGCCTTGACATCAgccacctcaagctgttgtgATCCGTAACAACTGTTACATAGGAGCCCTCAACATATGGACGAAAGTGTTCGAGAGCCCAAATCACCCCAAGGCactctttctcagaagtggaaTATAGGCGCTCTGACTTGTGAAGTGTGCGGCTTGCAAATGCGACAGCCCTTTCCAAGCCATCTTCCCCAGTCTGGGTCAATGCGGCCCCGAGGCCAACATCGCAAGCATCCGTATGAACTGTAAAAGGCTTCccaaaattaggtaaaacaaGTACTGGTGCCCTAGTCAGCCGCAGCTTCAGGTGATCAAAAGACTGCTGGCACTCAGGAGACCACGTGAAATGGGCATCCTCCCGCAAAAGAGCGAACATGGGCTCAGCGATACGagcataccctgaaatgaacctACGATAGTAACTTGTCAGACCAAGAAACTGTCGCATGTTTTTAACCGTCCTCGGCGTGGGAAACTGCTTGATTGCAGCAACCTTACTCTCATCAGGACCAATGCCTCCTGGGGTTACCAGGTAACCCAAGTAACGAAGTTTTGgcgtacaaaaatgacatttagccaGCTTCAACGAAAGGCCAGCCTCCGCCAAACGCCCCAATACACTAGCAAGGTCTGTCAGGTGTTGGTCAAAGGTTGGTGAAGCAACAACTATATCATCTAGGTACACcatacaacaggtgtgtgtgagccctgccaagacagtgttcattagcctttgaaatgtcGCAGGCGCAtttgacaatccaaaaggcattactttaaattgataGAGCCCTTTGTGAGAGATAAAAGCTGACTTTGGTCTCGAATCTGCAGCCAACGAGACCTGCCAATAACCTCGTGCAAGGTCtagagttgaaatgaatttaccgcgtgccaaaaaatccaaagagtcaTCTACTCTCGGCAGCGGATAGGAGTccctcactgtacatttgttcactttcctaaaatccacacaaaatctCGGCTCTGTGCCAGGCTTTTCCACTATCACGATTGGGGACGCCCAGGGCCCTGAAGCAGGCTCAATAATATCATCctccaacattttagaaatctgcTCTTCGATAATCTTTCTTTTAGCGGGTGAGGCACGATAGGGAGGAAGGCACACCGGTTTCGCAGTTCCTGTGTCGATTATATGTGCAACCAATGAGGTCTTCCCcagctttccactgaaaagatattcaaagtctCGCAACAGGCTTGCCAGCCGTTCCTTGTCTGCCGGAAGTAAAGCTGCCTGATCCAACACTGGGATAAAATCAACTTTGGTATCCTTAAAAGTCAGGCAAGCTACATGACCTTCCAAGTCCCCAAACTCCCCCTCCAACAGGCCTAGGTCTGGTGCGTAGTTTGCATTGTCTCCCAACCTAACATTACCTGTGGCcggatgaatatgaacatctgcCTGGATCATGAAATCAGTACCCAAAAGAATGGGACAAGACAGGTCTGGAATCACAGCAAAGCGATGTGTGAACAAGTGACCCAACAAGCTCACGGGCAGCCACACAACACCCGAAGGAGTGCACTGTTTTGAGTCAGCCAACTCAAGTGGGGAGAAAGTCCAAGGGagaacaatatcctcatttattccacatctaaggagagtggatggatggactgctgaaATGGACGCACCCGTATCCAATGTCGCCTTCAGAAAAACTTGGTTAACCATTACCACTGACGACAAAGGGGAGTTCTTAGACTTCCGTGGGCTGTCCTGCACCAAATTAACGGAGTGAGAACCCCCTGTGCTCTGTACGCTGGGCCCCGGTTCCaggttctggtttccaccccgGGGCCGCTGAAACCTACGCGGTCGAGCACCCGGGTCACCCCTAGTGTCTTGTGGAGCGTTTGGGTTCTCTTGATCTGCCTGAGGACtcgcagctgcccccccaccaggttctgtgtttccactctGCCTAGTTTTCCTACAGGTCCCACAGTTACGCGTGGTGACCCCGGGggtaaaacatttgtagcagtgcaagtttgGTCGCTGGgtcagctgagcagaagtggCAGTCCTGTTAGGGGAGATAGGCCCCAAGGCAGCGTGTAGCTCATGGGcagtcaggagcagctcagttaaaGTTGTGGGTGCGGCCGCATGGAGGGCCAGTCTATACTGGTCTGAGACATGCCGGCAAATCACCTCGATCTGTTCTTGCTCAGATGGTGGTTGCCTCAGTCGTTTGAACTCAGTCACCAGGTGAGCGACAAAGGTGGGAAGTGATTCCTCAGAAGCCTGAACACTGTCTAAAATCCCTCTCCAGatcttctcttcattgtctgttgGTAAGAATGCTTGACGAAAGAGATCTGAGAAATGTTCCCACGACAGTAGGTGGGGCTGCATGGCAGAGTACCACTTCCGAGGCTCCCTCTCAAACAGCCTCGTCAACTCTAGAAAAAACCGAGTATCAGGTAAGCCAACCGCTGTTTTGTACAACGAAACAGACTGAAGCCAATCCTCTGGGTCAATAGAATCACCCCCATCAAACTTGGGtggcacaaggccagaaaggtgagcagaactaaccagcggggggtgtggacatgaccgggctgtgcattcagagagagtgtgtgccgcaGTGAGAGAAGTGTGCCCAGGATGGGCaccagcatcctgtccatgCGAATGTTGAGAATCCTCGGCATCTCGACTATTGCGctttgtgagtgtgcgtgtagcAGGGGTGGAGGTAAACATAGGATGGGCATGTGTGTCTGGTCCCTGTGAGTGTGAAGAGGTCTGGATCTCCAACTGCTGTAGCAAGCTGTGTTGCAAGTCAACAGACATACTAAATGCAGATGTCAGCATCTCTACttgttgctgtaacttttttacCTGAGCAGCAAGATGCTGAATTGTGACCGAATCATCACCCAACAGCCCAAGTGGAACACCATCACCTTCACCATCGTCAtccacaaatgcaacaatacgTCTAGCCATTGTAAATGCACTGAGAGAATCAAAACAGAAACGTGACCatgaataactggaaaaaaaaattatcctaaAGCAGGTTAAAACAGCACATGTGCAATAGGAAGACACTCAGTGTATTAcaatacataagaaaataatatcatCAAATAACCTTACATGATGAATTACTCTTAAACTCAGCACTggtcagttttcattatttagctattaactattaacatatattacacactcacatacaattAACCTTtaaccccctttttttttttccttttaaaatttccctctcctctctttcacgGCGCGTAGAACTCCGCaggaaatgggaaaaagacGAGGAAAAATGTCCCACGGTCTGTCCAACTGGAGTTTTAGGTTGCCACACCGTGCACGAGTGAATGAAATATCGTAAATCCGCTAGCCAACGTGCGCGaggcaaggaaataaaaagtcgAATTCCAAAAATAGTTCGCCTGCTTCCT
Proteins encoded in this region:
- the LOC114911879 gene encoding uncharacterized protein LOC114911879; the protein is MARRIVAFVDDDGEGDGVPLGLLGDDSVTIQHLAAQVKKLQQQVEMLTSAFSMSVDLQHSLLQQLEIQTSSHSQGPDTHAHPMFTSTPATRTLTKRNSRDAEDSQHSHGQDAGAHPGHTSLTAAHTLSECTARSCPHPPLVSSAHLSGLVPPKFDGGDSIDPEDWLQSVSLYKTAVGLPDTRFFLELTRLFEREPRKWYSAMQPHLLSWEHFSDLFRQAFLPTDNEEKIWRGILDSVQASEESLPTFVAHLVTEFKRLRQPPSEQEQIEVICRHVSDQYRLALHAAAPTTLTELLLTAHELHAALGPISPNRTATSAQLTQRPNLHCYKCFTPGVTTRNCGTCRKTRQSGNTEPGGGAAASPQADQENPNAPQDTRGDPGARPRRFQRPRGGNQNLEPGPSVQSTGGSHSVNLVQDSPRKSKNSPLSSVVMVNQVFLKATLDTGASISAVHPSTLLRCGINEDIVLPWTFSPLELADSKQCTPSGVVWLPVSLLGHLFTHRFAVIPDLSCPILLGTDFMIQADVHIHPATGNVRLGDNANYAPDLGLLEGEFGDLEGHVACLTFKDTKVDFIPVLDQAALLPADKERLASLLRDFEYLFSGKLGKTSLVAHIIDTGTAKPVCLPPYRASPAKRKIIEEQISKMLEDAHFTWSPECQQSFDHLKLRLTRAPVLVLPNFGKPFTVHTDACDVGLGAALTQTGEDGLERAVAFASRTLHKSERLYSTSEKECLGVIWALEHFRPYVEGSYVTVVTDHNSLRWLMSRPSPSGRLARWCLRLQDFDFEVVHRPGSANLVPDALSRNPACDPTEPVDLLPSYATIGSLNLRRQPLLILEDKQQLKSLQQGDQVIASLFTELESGSCVDSTDFCIQDGLVYFMDKRASCRLHPLKALRFYVPGLLRGTLLRYFHDHPMGGHLGITKTLGRLQRRVYWPGMRGDVKRYVQSCVTCQLSKPANQKPGGYLKPVVATYPWEFAGVDFMGPLPRSGRGNEYILVFIDYFTKWVEICPVREATAATAARKFVSEVFARHGAPAHLVSDRGVQFVSDFFEEVVAAMGSDHRLTTAYHPQSNQTERVNRTIKTAIRAYVGRKHRDWDLHLPLISFALRTAPHQSTGDTPAFLLYGRDLNTPLDLWLSPSPQYMADSVADYKVELTSALREAYDHVRESLAESQSTQKKHYDKNRRAVSFQVGDLVKLKAHPRSDASAGFSAKLAPVYKGPYRITKVLSELNYKLSRVADAADGGVHHVSNLLPFFTWDDKEDLECLPQQLAETNLQEQEACVPDEQDVFGFDTLFTEPDVHDQLAAAPTVGTQPPSVDSPVVTPPVNFSSPRADAHLQHPQLVRMHTHPYFLRSGCAGDSCLTYAQPFHAETRSFSQHPTHPTQPAHTAHPYLLRPRRTPRVTSGWDVNRWTNPYFALQFGF